A stretch of Thermodesulfobacteriota bacterium DNA encodes these proteins:
- the hxsC gene encoding His-Xaa-Ser system radical SAM maturase HxsC: MLTLQGISKNIKEPIIGKLSFSPVEKEEIWQTIYVISESIQHELKGCIGLVVRNNEIEDALRQHNLPLVYNVKNIDLLSDGDVIEILPNGLINVLYRINSDDNLIFVTSKCDCKCIMCPQPIDYDEGDLTELNLKLISSISTSTKELALTGGEPTIVGNDLFRLILACKNLLPDTSLLLLTNGRKFSNFEYTHIFSSIGHPDITIGIALYGDNDIEHDFIVGSKGAFNDTVRGIINLASFSNPIEIRIVTHKFTYNRLLRISDFIYRNMTFVKHIVFMGLETIWRARENLKILWIEPEELIPHLEEAIHYLIQRGMNVSIYNIPLCLLPEKFWIYARKSITGWKNSFDLKCFECSVKEECSGLFDSGVDIYRKYLKPIY; this comes from the coding sequence ATGCTAACTCTTCAGGGTATTTCGAAAAACATAAAAGAGCCGATAATCGGAAAACTTTCTTTTTCGCCTGTAGAAAAAGAAGAGATATGGCAAACAATATATGTAATTTCTGAGTCAATTCAACATGAATTAAAGGGTTGTATTGGATTAGTGGTGAGAAATAATGAAATTGAAGATGCATTAAGACAACATAATCTTCCTCTGGTTTACAACGTTAAAAATATAGATTTGTTATCGGATGGGGATGTTATTGAAATATTACCTAATGGTTTAATTAATGTCCTATATCGAATAAACTCAGATGATAACTTAATCTTTGTTACGTCGAAGTGTGATTGTAAATGCATAATGTGTCCTCAGCCGATTGATTATGATGAAGGGGATTTAACGGAATTAAATCTAAAACTTATTTCTTCAATAAGCACATCAACAAAGGAGTTAGCTTTGACTGGTGGTGAGCCAACTATAGTAGGCAATGATTTATTTCGTTTAATTCTTGCATGTAAAAATCTACTCCCCGACACTTCTTTACTTTTGTTAACTAACGGAAGAAAATTTAGTAATTTTGAATATACACACATTTTCAGCAGTATTGGTCATCCCGATATTACTATTGGGATAGCTCTTTATGGTGATAATGATATTGAACATGATTTTATTGTTGGTTCAAAAGGCGCTTTTAATGACACTGTTAGAGGCATAATTAATTTGGCTTCATTTAGTAATCCAATTGAGATTCGGATAGTGACCCATAAATTTACGTACAATAGGTTGCTAAGAATCTCTGATTTTATCTATAGGAATATGACATTTGTAAAACACATTGTGTTTATGGGGTTAGAAACTATTTGGCGTGCAAGGGAAAACTTAAAAATCCTTTGGATTGAGCCAGAGGAATTGATTCCCCATTTAGAAGAAGCTATTCATTATTTGATCCAAAGAGGAATGAATGTATCTATTTATAATATTCCATTGTGTTTATTACCAGAAAAATTTTGGATTTATGCGAGGAAATCTATAACGGGTTGGAAGAATTCGTTTGATTTAAAATGTTTTGAATGTTCAGTAAAGGAGGAGTGTTCGGGGTTATTTGATTCGGGGGTTGACATATATAGGAAATATCTAAAACCGATCTATTAG
- a CDS encoding sigma-54 dependent transcriptional regulator yields the protein MSNNADTQILVVDDEERMLNLLKKVLTKQGLSVQTSPNGIDALRKVEDTPFDIIIADIRMPEINGMEVLKAVKETRPDIYVILMTAFGSIDSAVEAMKKGAYDYITKPFKMDEIILAIKKALEEKRLRKEVASLRNEVRGKYRFDNLVGKSKVMHDVFDLIRRVSNSKSTVLIYGKSGTGKELVAKAVHYNSPRKDNPFVAVNCSAIPETLLESELFGHVKGAFTGAIATRKGLFEEANGGTIFLDEIGNVSLAMQIKLLRVLQEREIRRVGGTENIKVDIRLIAASNQNLEEAVKRGEFRDDLYYRLNVITINLPELKERQDDVSLLANYFLKKYTKEENEKIKSISKEAMNLLLNYNWPGNVRELENVIERAIALGRYEEILPEDLPLNIRNSQMISVLKETLPENATIEELERDYITKILKKTKGHKINTARILGIDRRTLYRKLKKYSMEY from the coding sequence ATGTCCAATAATGCAGATACCCAAATCCTTGTAGTCGATGATGAGGAGAGGATGCTAAACCTCTTGAAGAAGGTGTTGACGAAACAGGGGCTTTCTGTTCAAACATCACCTAATGGGATAGATGCCCTGAGAAAAGTTGAAGACACCCCCTTTGACATTATTATAGCAGACATACGCATGCCTGAGATAAATGGAATGGAAGTTTTGAAAGCCGTCAAAGAAACTAGGCCAGACATCTATGTAATCTTGATGACTGCCTTTGGTTCTATTGACTCTGCTGTTGAAGCTATGAAAAAAGGAGCCTACGACTATATAACCAAGCCTTTTAAGATGGACGAAATAATACTTGCTATTAAAAAAGCTTTAGAAGAAAAGAGGCTTCGTAAGGAAGTTGCATCCCTTCGTAATGAGGTTAGGGGTAAATACAGGTTTGACAATCTCGTTGGAAAAAGCAAAGTAATGCATGATGTCTTCGATTTGATAAGACGTGTTTCTAACAGCAAAAGTACCGTCTTAATATATGGTAAGAGTGGAACAGGAAAGGAACTTGTAGCCAAAGCAGTACACTACAATAGTCCAAGAAAAGACAACCCCTTTGTGGCTGTTAATTGTAGTGCTATACCAGAAACCCTTTTAGAGAGCGAACTGTTTGGTCATGTAAAGGGGGCGTTTACAGGGGCAATAGCAACAAGAAAGGGGTTGTTTGAGGAAGCCAATGGAGGGACTATATTTCTGGATGAGATTGGGAATGTCAGCCTTGCCATGCAGATAAAACTCTTAAGGGTTTTACAGGAAAGGGAAATAAGACGAGTAGGTGGAACAGAGAATATTAAGGTTGACATCAGGCTTATAGCAGCCAGCAATCAGAATCTGGAAGAGGCTGTTAAGAGAGGCGAATTTAGAGATGACCTTTATTACCGTTTAAATGTTATTACCATAAATTTGCCTGAGCTTAAAGAACGCCAAGATGATGTATCTCTGTTAGCAAATTATTTCCTGAAGAAATACACTAAGGAGGAGAATGAAAAGATCAAGTCTATCTCCAAAGAGGCAATGAATCTGCTTTTGAACTATAACTGGCCAGGAAATGTAAGAGAACTTGAGAACGTAATCGAGCGAGCCATAGCTCTTGGTCGTTACGAAGAGATATTACCAGAGGATCTCCCATTAAATATTAGAAATAGCCAAATGATATCTGTATTGAAAGAAACTTTGCCTGAAAATGCTACCATTGAGGAGCTTGAGAGGGATTACATTACCAAAATATTAAAAAAGACAAAAGGACACAAAATAAATACAGCCAGGATATTAGGGATCGATCGAAGAACACTCTATAGAAAATTAAAGAAGTACAGCATGGAGTATTAA
- a CDS encoding ATP-binding protein — protein sequence MRAKDIKRQESYLELLVSSSVDAFIATDMKGIITLFSKGSENIFGCKAQEVLGTPISNYYVMGRDEAKKIMKILYEEGRLQNYETEMIIRDGKKVNMNLSVSLLKNSNGEPIGTLGIGKDFTEYKRIERQLQQSEKLATVGELAAGIAHEVGTPLNVILGTAEYLMMEMEEDDPKIEELKVIVSQAEHITKLIHQLLNFSRYNKPEFKSVDINSLIRDVLKLTDLQIVKEKVKVLTDLQSDIPSIIGDDNQLQQVFINIIVNAVHAMPQGGTLTIANRLNMSASSVPHDSGFVEISISDTGCGIPPKNIPKIFDPFFTTKDIDKGTGLGLTVSHRIVEDHGGNIDVESKVNEGTRFKVKLPIQIREDTNVQ from the coding sequence ATGAGAGCTAAGGATATCAAGAGACAGGAGTCTTATTTAGAACTCCTCGTTAGCAGCTCTGTAGATGCCTTTATAGCCACTGACATGAAAGGAATAATAACTCTTTTCAGCAAGGGCTCTGAAAATATCTTCGGGTGCAAAGCGCAAGAAGTATTAGGGACCCCGATATCCAATTATTATGTAATGGGAAGAGACGAAGCAAAAAAGATAATGAAAATACTGTATGAAGAAGGAAGATTACAGAACTATGAAACTGAAATGATCATAAGGGATGGCAAAAAGGTCAATATGAATCTCTCTGTATCTTTACTGAAGAATAGTAATGGAGAGCCAATTGGAACACTGGGAATAGGTAAAGACTTTACAGAATATAAACGAATAGAACGGCAACTTCAACAATCCGAGAAATTGGCTACTGTTGGAGAATTGGCAGCAGGAATAGCCCATGAAGTAGGGACTCCGCTTAATGTGATATTGGGTACTGCAGAGTATCTAATGATGGAAATGGAAGAAGATGACCCCAAGATTGAGGAGTTAAAGGTCATAGTTTCTCAGGCAGAGCATATAACCAAATTAATACATCAATTGCTGAATTTTTCACGATACAATAAACCCGAATTCAAATCTGTAGACATAAACAGTCTTATTAGAGATGTATTGAAGTTAACGGACCTTCAGATAGTAAAAGAGAAGGTTAAAGTACTTACCGATCTTCAGTCGGATATACCATCAATAATAGGAGATGATAACCAACTTCAACAGGTCTTTATAAATATAATCGTAAATGCAGTACACGCTATGCCTCAAGGAGGGACACTAACCATAGCTAACAGGTTGAATATGTCTGCATCTTCGGTTCCCCATGACAGTGGATTCGTAGAGATCAGTATCTCTGATACGGGCTGTGGAATCCCTCCCAAAAACATTCCAAAAATATTCGATCCCTTTTTTACAACCAAGGACATAGACAAAGGGACTGGTTTAGGATTGACTGTAAGTCATCGAATAGTTGAAGATCATGGTGGTAATATTGATGTAGAGAGTAAGGTCAATGAAGGAACGCGCTTCAAAGTGAAATTACCTATTCAAATTCGTGAGGATACCAATGTCCAATAA
- the hisS gene encoding histidine--tRNA ligase has product MLNAIKGFHDILPGEVEKWQFAEANARKIFEDFGFSEIKIPIAEKTELFTRSIGEATDIVEKEMYTFSDRKGELITLRPEATASVGRAYIEHRLYENNRVAKLYCIGPMFRYERPQKGRYRQFHQINAEVLGTVDPIIDAEIIAMLNHFLVETGINGVELQINSLGCRDCRAHYREKLREFLKDKSADLCVDCHRRIWTNPLRTFDCKNKACQEITSLAPKVLEYICSNCAENFEDVKRNLKQLGISYRINPQLVRGLDYYTRTTFEVITDKLGAQNAVAAGGRYDGLIQELGGPDMPGLGFAIGLERLISLIPKEKCFSTPCYLFIAPIGNAAKDRALQLANKFRIMGIRTEIGYEGKSLKSQMRWADKLNTKFVIIIGDKELASGRVIFRDMERQKQEDVEIEKIIEEVKWRKRNNLK; this is encoded by the coding sequence ATGCTTAATGCCATTAAAGGATTCCATGATATATTGCCAGGGGAGGTTGAAAAATGGCAATTTGCTGAAGCTAATGCCAGAAAAATCTTTGAAGATTTTGGATTTTCTGAAATAAAGATCCCTATTGCCGAAAAGACAGAATTATTTACCCGAAGTATTGGAGAAGCTACCGATATAGTCGAAAAAGAGATGTATACCTTTTCTGATCGAAAGGGAGAATTGATTACTCTTCGTCCTGAAGCTACTGCCTCTGTTGGCAGAGCATATATTGAACACAGACTTTATGAGAATAACCGGGTAGCAAAGTTATATTGTATTGGCCCTATGTTTAGGTACGAAAGGCCTCAAAAGGGTAGATACAGACAATTTCACCAAATAAATGCAGAAGTCTTAGGGACAGTTGATCCAATTATTGATGCTGAAATAATTGCTATGTTGAACCATTTTTTGGTTGAGACAGGTATAAATGGGGTTGAACTTCAGATTAACTCTCTGGGCTGCAGGGACTGCAGGGCTCATTATAGAGAAAAATTAAGGGAATTTCTAAAAGATAAATCAGCAGATTTATGTGTTGATTGCCATCGAAGGATTTGGACCAATCCCTTGAGAACCTTTGATTGTAAAAACAAAGCCTGCCAGGAGATTACTTCCCTAGCTCCAAAGGTTCTGGAGTACATATGCTCCAATTGTGCTGAGAACTTTGAAGATGTTAAAAGGAATTTAAAACAACTGGGAATATCTTATAGAATCAACCCTCAATTGGTGAGAGGACTTGACTACTACACCAGAACTACATTTGAAGTTATAACGGATAAATTGGGAGCCCAAAATGCTGTGGCCGCAGGAGGTAGATATGATGGTCTAATTCAAGAACTTGGTGGTCCTGATATGCCTGGTTTGGGGTTTGCTATTGGACTGGAGAGGTTAATTTCCCTGATTCCCAAAGAGAAGTGTTTTTCTACCCCCTGTTATTTATTCATTGCTCCCATTGGGAACGCAGCTAAAGATAGAGCTTTACAGTTAGCCAATAAATTCCGAATTATGGGGATTAGAACCGAAATAGGGTATGAAGGGAAAAGCTTAAAAAGTCAGATGAGATGGGCTGATAAATTAAATACTAAATTTGTTATAATCATTGGCGATAAGGAACTAGCCTCTGGCAGGGTGATCTTCAGAGATATGGAAAGGCAAAAACAAGAGGATGTTGAGATAGAGAAGATAATTGAAGAGGTGAAATGGAGGAAAAGAAATAACCTAAAATAA
- the rpsF gene encoding 30S ribosomal protein S6 — protein sequence MKAYETVFITDPDVPEEDLDKIIERLTGIVDNFNGKIIRVKKWGKKKLAYRIKKRSKGCYFILNFLGNRDLTTELERVLKLDDRILKYLTLKADEDAELDSGDEKGPEQEEKTEDTDTQNEDIKGE from the coding sequence ATGAAGGCTTATGAAACCGTTTTTATAACGGATCCTGATGTCCCCGAAGAGGACCTGGATAAGATTATAGAGAGGCTTACGGGGATAGTGGATAACTTCAATGGGAAGATTATCAGGGTAAAGAAGTGGGGCAAGAAAAAACTCGCCTATAGAATTAAAAAGAGGAGCAAAGGGTGCTATTTTATCTTAAATTTTTTGGGTAATCGCGATTTAACCACTGAACTGGAAAGGGTCCTTAAACTGGATGACAGGATTCTAAAGTATTTAACACTTAAGGCTGATGAAGATGCTGAACTCGATTCAGGGGACGAAAAAGGGCCAGAACAGGAAGAGAAAACTGAAGATACGGATACTCAGAACGAGGATATTAAAGGTGAATAG
- the rpsR gene encoding 30S ribosomal protein S18: MVRQQNVRKRTFTRRKICRFCADRNLKIDYKDYQTLRIFTTERGKIIPRRISGACAKHQRKVTKAIKIARNIALLPFTTTGTR; this comes from the coding sequence ATGGTACGACAGCAAAACGTAAGAAAACGAACTTTTACCAGGCGAAAAATTTGCCGTTTTTGCGCTGATAGAAATTTAAAAATAGATTATAAAGACTATCAAACTCTGCGTATTTTTACCACAGAGAGAGGCAAAATAATCCCCCGCAGGATTTCTGGGGCTTGTGCTAAGCACCAAAGAAAGGTTACAAAGGCAATCAAGATTGCAAGGAATATTGCCCTTTTGCCTTTTACCACAACCGGTACCCGTTAA
- a CDS encoding YybS family protein, translating to MLFKDVKGDFNRSLISGIFLTTLFLLAHVFIPFLGIFISLITPLPILFYYQKLGRLPGIFISFVASIVAISLLKLFKTQLGVFFIVEFGIIGLTLSEILRKNLSIEKTVLYSVFIILGTGTILFSLYSAINLVSPWAFIVQQINEKVNQAVNLSNGLGMSAENFELLKASSQNLANFLIRSFPSFAVVGMIFIIWINLVMAKEVYKILKLEFPDFGDLSNWKAPDVLVWGIIVSGLLLLSRVLILKTIGLNMLIMFLCVFFFQGMAIVSHFFYKKNVPVILRSLGYMLIFFQQVFLLIVIGLGLFDVWADFRRLKKQKLS from the coding sequence TTGTTGTTTAAAGACGTTAAAGGAGATTTTAATAGAAGTCTTATCTCTGGTATTTTTTTAACAACCCTCTTTCTTCTTGCACATGTATTTATTCCATTCCTGGGCATCTTTATAAGTCTTATTACACCGTTGCCAATTTTATTTTATTACCAAAAGTTGGGAAGATTACCAGGTATATTCATTTCTTTTGTAGCATCAATAGTAGCGATATCTCTTTTGAAGCTTTTTAAAACTCAACTGGGAGTGTTTTTTATCGTGGAATTTGGGATTATAGGTCTTACCCTTTCTGAGATATTACGGAAAAACCTATCCATTGAAAAAACAGTCTTGTATTCTGTCTTTATCATTTTGGGGACAGGGACTATACTTTTCTCTCTATACAGTGCTATTAATCTTGTTAGCCCCTGGGCATTTATCGTACAGCAAATAAATGAAAAAGTGAATCAAGCTGTTAACTTATCTAATGGATTAGGAATGTCTGCTGAGAATTTTGAGTTATTGAAGGCTTCTTCACAAAACCTGGCGAACTTTTTGATCAGGTCTTTTCCGTCCTTTGCAGTTGTCGGAATGATTTTTATCATATGGATAAATCTTGTGATGGCAAAAGAGGTCTATAAAATTCTAAAACTGGAATTTCCTGACTTTGGTGACTTGTCTAATTGGAAAGCTCCAGATGTTTTAGTATGGGGTATAATTGTTAGCGGGCTACTTTTACTTTCCAGGGTGTTAATACTGAAAACTATCGGTTTGAATATGTTGATAATGTTTCTCTGCGTTTTCTTTTTTCAAGGCATGGCCATTGTCTCTCACTTTTTTTACAAGAAGAATGTACCTGTTATTTTGAGGAGTTTGGGCTATATGTTGATATTTTTTCAACAGGTTTTTTTGCTCATTGTAATCGGGTTAGGGTTGTTCGATGTTTGGGCAGATTTCAGAAGATTAAAAAAACAAAAACTATCATGA
- the rplI gene encoding 50S ribosomal protein L9 translates to MNVILLEEMPSLGKAGDVIKVADGYGRNYLIPQKKAIEATSKNMKVWEYQKNLLKDKIGKAKKEAEKLAEKIEGLSCTISKQTGEGNKLFGSVTSMDIEESLKGEGIEVDRKKILLDEPIKKLGVYTISIKLYPEVIANLKVWVVNA, encoded by the coding sequence GTGAATGTTATCTTGTTAGAAGAAATGCCATCCCTTGGTAAGGCAGGGGATGTGATTAAGGTTGCTGATGGATATGGAAGAAACTATTTAATTCCCCAAAAGAAGGCTATAGAAGCAACTTCTAAGAACATGAAAGTATGGGAATATCAAAAAAACTTGCTGAAAGATAAAATCGGTAAGGCCAAAAAAGAGGCTGAAAAACTTGCCGAAAAAATAGAAGGGCTCTCCTGTACGATTTCTAAACAAACCGGGGAAGGAAATAAACTTTTTGGTTCAGTAACATCCATGGATATTGAAGAAAGCTTAAAAGGGGAAGGTATTGAGGTTGACAGGAAGAAGATCCTCCTGGATGAACCGATTAAAAAACTGGGTGTATATACAATTTCCATAAAACTCTATCCAGAAGTCATTGCCAATCTGAAGGTATGGGTTGTTAATGCCTGA
- the dnaB gene encoding replicative DNA helicase → MVDKELPQFKLPPQNIEAEQSILGGILLDNEAFHRVLEVLDEDDFYHAAHRKVFLSMIELYENNEPVDLITLTNTLKNKNQLNEIGGVSYLTSLVDSIPTTANISYYAKIVKEKSTLRRLISKTAEIASMSYENTGDVDEVLDQAERAIFEISENKIKPSFYPIKEMIKHSFKAIERLYEKKELITGVPTGFEGIDRFTSGFQLSDLIIIAGRPSMGKTSFALNIAQYAAIEANVPVGIFSLEMSKEQLSLRMLCSEAKVDAQKLRSGFLSESDWPKLTRAAGSLSEAPIFVDDTPALSVLEMRAKARRLKSEKELGLIIVDYLQLMRGRVNVERREQEISEISRSLKALAKELNLPVVALSQLNRRVEDRHDRRPQLADLRESGAIEQDADVIIFIYRDEIYNKSEDNENKGTAEIIIGKQRNGPIGITKLAFIDKFATFENLAPFAKDF, encoded by the coding sequence ATGGTCGATAAAGAGCTACCACAATTCAAACTTCCACCTCAGAATATAGAAGCTGAACAGTCCATACTAGGTGGCATATTACTGGATAATGAAGCATTTCATCGCGTATTAGAAGTCTTGGATGAAGACGATTTTTACCATGCTGCTCATCGCAAAGTCTTTCTCTCTATGATTGAACTTTATGAAAACAATGAGCCAGTAGATCTTATAACTCTAACTAATACTTTGAAGAATAAAAACCAGCTAAACGAAATCGGAGGGGTCTCATATTTAACATCCTTAGTTGATAGCATTCCCACCACCGCTAATATATCCTACTATGCAAAGATCGTAAAAGAAAAATCGACCCTTAGAAGATTAATCAGTAAAACTGCTGAGATTGCCTCCATGAGTTATGAGAATACTGGTGATGTGGATGAGGTATTGGATCAGGCAGAAAGGGCGATTTTTGAAATCTCAGAAAATAAAATTAAACCCTCATTTTACCCGATAAAAGAAATGATCAAACACAGCTTCAAAGCTATTGAAAGACTCTATGAGAAAAAAGAGCTTATAACTGGAGTGCCTACCGGCTTTGAAGGGATAGACAGGTTTACTTCTGGTTTTCAACTTTCTGATCTTATTATTATTGCTGGTCGTCCCAGTATGGGGAAAACCAGTTTTGCCCTTAATATTGCCCAATATGCTGCTATTGAGGCCAATGTACCGGTTGGAATATTTTCACTAGAAATGTCTAAAGAACAGCTCTCTTTACGAATGCTATGTTCAGAGGCAAAAGTTGATGCCCAGAAATTACGAAGCGGATTCCTGAGTGAAAGCGATTGGCCTAAACTTACCAGAGCAGCGGGGAGTCTCTCCGAAGCCCCCATATTTGTGGATGACACCCCGGCTTTGTCTGTTTTGGAAATGAGAGCAAAAGCAAGGAGATTAAAAAGCGAAAAAGAATTGGGATTGATTATAGTTGACTATCTTCAATTGATGCGGGGGAGAGTTAATGTTGAAAGAAGGGAACAGGAAATATCTGAGATTTCCCGATCTTTAAAGGCACTTGCTAAAGAGCTAAACCTTCCAGTAGTTGCCCTTTCCCAACTTAACCGCAGGGTTGAAGACAGGCATGACAGAAGACCTCAGCTTGCTGATTTGCGGGAATCAGGGGCAATAGAACAGGATGCAGATGTAATCATCTTTATTTATCGTGATGAGATATACAACAAATCAGAAGATAATGAGAATAAAGGGACTGCAGAAATCATCATTGGCAAGCAGAGAAACGGGCCTATTGGTATCACAAAATTAGCATTTATAGACAAATTTGCTACCTTCGAAAACTTAGCTCCATTTGCAAAAGATTTTTAA
- a CDS encoding ATP-dependent Clp protease ATP-binding subunit yields the protein MLDLTEYRDHLSDRTFQILTLAVEESRKRKHCYLGIEHIFLAFIKIEDAFFRDIMSELNIDPQNITHFLNEHLSVSKQYLGVGLKVLPATKAVLKLAWGEANRFGRDMIEPVDIFAALLQEDQGIPVKIFKNFGIEPDIVLQLIVIKVGNLEKKGEEFKRKFELPPHLKYFGVNLNKLARLGKLPFIIGRDNEINQMIEILCHRERANSVMIIGEPGVGKTAIVEGLAMKLEFEPESVALRLSNHQIVNLQMNSLVAGTIFRGMFEDRMDKVIRELKDRKNLILFVDEAHSLIGAGSAMGVPADAANIFKSSLARGEIQIIGATTGAEYKTYIQEDEALARRFRVIHLTEPSLEETRMILNGIRPRVERNYGVQITDEAVETSLTMSQRYMRSVRMPDKPISWINTASVKAEIGKKKKVLPEDIINVISQEARIPLDMVSRDTIERFKDIQTALAKRVVGQEEAVSSVARHLRLNKGPLKENFDRPDGVLLFLGPTGVGKTELAKALTEFLFGDDKKMVRLDMSEYKDSTAAVDKLIGMPRGIVGSERGGILSNQIRDNPYTVVLLDEIEKANHYVINLFLQVFDEGWLTDGRGKRVYFSDAVVIMTSNLGSDEFKRFTKPMGFLDEGHKHDSIKKAILKEVENTFSPEFINRIDDIVVFSPLTRGDVKKIATMYIKKIETSLEDQNKGIKITDEALNCLVEDGYSPKYGARFLKRTIDEKIKIPITLHWKEGSYFTVDVENGDLLISWN from the coding sequence ATGCTAGACTTAACTGAGTATAGAGATCATCTCTCTGATAGAACATTTCAGATTTTGACTTTGGCAGTTGAGGAGTCAAGAAAAAGGAAGCATTGCTATTTAGGTATTGAGCATATATTTTTAGCGTTTATTAAGATAGAGGATGCCTTTTTCCGTGATATCATGTCTGAATTAAACATTGATCCCCAAAATATAACTCATTTTCTGAATGAACACTTAAGTGTTTCTAAACAGTATCTGGGTGTTGGGTTAAAGGTTCTTCCTGCTACGAAGGCTGTTTTGAAACTTGCATGGGGAGAGGCTAATCGCTTTGGAAGAGACATGATAGAACCTGTAGATATATTTGCAGCCCTTTTACAAGAAGACCAGGGAATTCCGGTCAAAATATTTAAGAATTTCGGGATAGAGCCTGATATTGTTTTGCAGTTAATTGTCATTAAAGTAGGAAACCTTGAGAAGAAGGGGGAAGAATTCAAGAGGAAATTTGAACTTCCTCCCCATCTTAAATATTTTGGAGTAAACCTGAATAAATTAGCACGGTTAGGAAAGTTGCCGTTTATCATTGGTAGAGATAATGAAATCAATCAAATGATAGAAATACTTTGCCATCGAGAGAGGGCAAACTCAGTTATGATTATTGGAGAGCCGGGCGTAGGCAAGACAGCAATTGTAGAAGGACTGGCAATGAAGCTGGAATTCGAACCTGAATCTGTAGCATTACGTTTAAGTAACCATCAAATAGTAAATTTACAGATGAATTCACTGGTGGCTGGGACAATCTTTAGGGGCATGTTTGAAGATAGGATGGATAAAGTTATCAGAGAGCTTAAGGACCGGAAGAATTTGATACTATTTGTTGATGAAGCCCATAGTTTAATTGGAGCTGGCTCGGCAATGGGGGTACCAGCTGATGCTGCTAATATATTCAAGTCAAGCCTAGCCAGAGGGGAGATACAGATTATAGGAGCAACAACAGGCGCGGAATATAAAACCTATATACAGGAAGATGAAGCTTTAGCCCGACGTTTTCGTGTTATTCATCTTACAGAACCCTCTCTGGAGGAAACAAGAATGATTCTAAATGGAATCCGCCCAAGGGTAGAGAGAAATTACGGAGTTCAAATAACTGATGAAGCTGTTGAAACTTCTCTGACAATGTCCCAAAGGTATATGCGGTCTGTCAGAATGCCAGATAAGCCTATTTCCTGGATCAACACTGCATCAGTAAAAGCAGAGATTGGAAAGAAAAAGAAAGTTTTGCCGGAGGATATTATTAATGTGATTTCTCAAGAAGCCAGAATTCCTTTAGACATGGTCTCAAGGGATACTATAGAGAGATTTAAAGATATACAGACTGCTTTAGCTAAAAGGGTTGTAGGTCAAGAAGAGGCCGTTTCATCGGTAGCCCGGCACCTAAGACTGAATAAAGGGCCTTTAAAAGAAAACTTTGACAGACCGGATGGAGTCCTTCTTTTTCTTGGCCCCACTGGTGTTGGTAAAACTGAATTAGCAAAGGCATTGACTGAATTTCTCTTTGGAGATGATAAGAAGATGGTTCGTCTCGATATGTCAGAATACAAGGACTCTACAGCTGCGGTTGACAAACTTATAGGTATGCCCCGTGGAATTGTAGGTTCAGAGAGAGGAGGGATTCTATCCAATCAGATTAGGGATAATCCTTATACAGTTGTTCTGCTGGATGAGATAGAAAAAGCAAATCATTATGTCATTAACCTCTTCTTACAGGTTTTTGATGAAGGGTGGCTAACAGATGGAAGGGGCAAAAGGGTGTATTTTAGTGATGCAGTGGTTATAATGACTTCAAACCTTGGTTCAGACGAATTCAAACGTTTTACCAAACCAATGGGTTTCCTCGACGAAGGACACAAGCATGATTCTATAAAAAAAGCAATATTGAAAGAGGTAGAGAATACCTTCTCCCCTGAATTTATTAACCGTATAGATGATATTGTTGTGTTCTCTCCCCTTACCAGGGGAGATGTAAAGAAGATAGCAACAATGTACATAAAGAAGATAGAAACGTCTTTAGAAGATCAAAATAAGGGGATAAAGATAACCGATGAGGCTTTAAATTGTCTGGTAGAGGATGGTTATAGTCCTAAATACGGTGCCCGCTTTTTGAAGAGAACCATCGATGAAAAGATTAAGATACCTATTACCCTTCATTGGAAAGAGGGATCATATTTCACGGTAGATGTCGAGAATGGGGATCTATTGATCAGTTGGAATTAA